CGCGGGCGACGGCACCCGTGCGCGCCTGGACGGCAAGGGCCTCCTGGCTCAGTTCCACGACCCCTCGCGCTTCGCGGTGGCGGGCAGCGACACCTACGTCTCGGAGAACGGCCACGCCATTCGCAAGATCGACGCCGACGGGAACGTGACGACCATCGCCGGGAACGGTGAGGCGGGCTACCTGGACGGCAAGGGCACCGCCGCGCGGTTCAACTTCCCCGTCGGCATCGCCCGCGATGCGAACGGCAATCTGTTCGTGGCCGACGCCTTGAACCACGCCATCCGCAAGATCGACGCCAGCGGGAACGTCACGACCTACGCCGGGATGGGGACCGCCTCGGGCAGCGTCGACGGGACGCTGAGCACCGCACGCTTCTACGAACCGGCAGGCCTTGCCTTCGACCCCCAGGGCAACCTGTACGTGGCGGATGCGGGCAACCACAAGATCCGCAAGATCACCCCGAACGGCACCGTGAGCACCCTCGCGGGCAGCGGCGAAGCGGGCTACTCCGACGAGACGGGGCCTGCGGCCAAGTTCAACGGGCCGATGGACCTGGTGATGGATACCCAGGGGTGGCTCTTGGTCGCCGACCAGTCGAACCACCTCATCCGCGCGATCGCCCCGAATGGGGCGGTGGCCACCTACGCGGGCATGGGGGCGGGCTACTTCGACGCCGAAGCGCCAAGCGCACGGTTCTACGGCCCCAACTCCCTGGCCCTGGACGGTGCGGGCAACCTCTACGTCTCGGACTCCGGGAACGATCGCATCCGCAAGATCCGGCCCTAGACGTACAAACGAGGGTATAGGGATAGAAGGCCCCCTTCCTTGAGGTACGACCCGTCATGCCCCAACCCGCCGCCCTCGTCCGTGCCACCGTGCTCCTGGCCTTCCTCGGGAGTTTCGGCTGCACCCAGTACCCGCCGCTACCCGCCGCCTCAAGCGGCGACGGCGCGAGCTTCTCGGGGGTGGTGCTCGGTCTGGACGGCAAGCCCGCCGCCAACGTGGCGGTGCACGGCTACCTGATCTCCAACAACGCGGGGGGCCTGGTGTCCAACAACACCGCGGGCTACCGGGTCCAGGCCACGGGGCTCGAGGCCAAGACCGACGCGCTCGGCCGCTTCAGCCTGACGGCGGCCGCAGGCTCCGCCCTGAACATCGAGGCGGTGCTCGCCGACAACGTCAAGGCCCTCCAGCTCAACGTGGACGCCGCCGCCCCGGACCTGCGCCTCATGCTCGCGCGGACCGGCAACCTGGCGGGCAAGGTCACCGTCCCCGACCGCAGCGAAGTCACGAACCTGCTCGGCGCCGAGGTCTTCATCCCGGGCCTGCCCTACCAGGTCCGCACGACCGAGACCGGGGCCTACACCCTTCTCAATGTGCCGGTCGGTGTCTTCACCCTGGTGGGCAAGAAGGAGAGCCTCGGCACGGCCACCGTGAGCGGGGTCGCGGTGAAATCCGACGTGACCACCCAGGTCCCCGACCTGGCCCTCTCCCAGAACATACCGACCATCGAGCGCCTGAGCCCGGAAAACGCCGCTCCCGGCGACGTGGTCACCCTTTCGGGGCGCCACTTCGGGACCTCCTCGGGCGAGGCGCTGCGGGTCGACTTCAACTCGGCGCCCGCCACCTCGATCACGCGGATCGACGACTCCACCCTCAAGGTGGTCGTGCCCGCCGGGGCCAAGAGCGGGGACCTCTCGATCACCGTCGGGACGGTCCAGAGCGCCGAAGTCCCCTTCACCGTCCTCAAGTCCCTCCAGCTGCGCCCCGGCAACGCGAGCGTCATCAAGGGGGGAACCCTACCCTTCACGCTCACCGGCCGGGACACCTCGGATCGCTTCGTCGAGACCCCGACGGCGACCTGGTCGGTCGAAGGCTCCGCCGTGCGCCTCGATGGCGACACCCTCCACGGCGTCTCCCTGGGGAGCGCCACCCTGCGCGTCAAGGC
The DNA window shown above is from bacterium and carries:
- a CDS encoding SMP-30/gluconolactonase/LRE family protein, with the protein product MPQPAALVRATVLLAFLGSFGCTQYPPLPAASSGDGASFSGVVLGLDGKPAANVAVHGYLISNNAGGLVSNNTAGYRVQATGLEAKTDALGRFSLTAAAGSALNIEAVLADNVKALQLNVDAAAPDLRLMLARTGNLAGKVTVPDRSEVTNLLGAEVFIPGLPYQVRTTETGAYTLLNVPVGVFTLVGKKESLGTATVSGVAVKSDVTTQVPDLALSQNIPTIERLSPENAAPGDVVTLSGRHFGTSSGEALRVDFNSAPATSITRIDDSTLKVVVPAGAKSGDLSITVGTVQSAEVPFTVLKSLQLRPGNASVIKGGTLPFTLTGRDTSDRFVETPTATWSVEGSAVRLDGDTLHGVSLGSATLRVKAGSMRLARTLQVVERYPTVTTFSGIGTGFADGSSQQARFNSTLGMTFDAAGNLYAADSENHRIRQIAPNGTVSTWAGDGTAEQRDGARQQARFRSPNGVYFDRKTNALYVSEAYDKIRKIDANGNVTTFAGNGTPGFVDGQVAAKGQLNTPWGMAMDASGNLFVVDSRNYAIRKITPGGVLSTLAGSGQPGALDGKGGTARFNRPRGLAMDAAGNLFVADTDNHLIRKVSPTGTVTTFVGAGRPGYEDATGTEAEFNEPYDLAFDSQGRLYVADFMNRVVRVVTPQGVVSTYAGSGRRGNVNGDAPDAQFDNLSGLAIDGAGNIYVTDQVADVIRKITP